The sequence AGTGCCATGTTCGTGGCAGCTTGTTGCCAATGCTTCTTCAACCATTTTCCCGGTTGTTCCGGTGCAGATGAGGTCGTGCTGGGCCAGTTCTTTCCAGTTGAAAGACACCCATTCCATAATATCTTTTTTGCGGTTATCGTGTGCTACGATCGCTATATTCTTTTTTCGCTTCATTGTTTCATGTTTTGTTTCAGTAGCTTATATACTGAATATTGTTTTCGGTTCAAATGTAGATTGTTTTTAAATAGGAAAACATGGAAAACATGTTTTATAACATAAACTTAGCTCAAAATTAATTTCTGCCCCTATTTCCAAAGGGCCGCTTAACGTTTGAGTAACCTTTCGTAATGTTGATTATAAAAGGCTTTTCATTTCGTCAATCATTTGCTGAGCTAGCTTATCTGCCTCTGCACTTGATTTAGCCTCTGCATAAATCCGGATGATCGGCTCAGTATTCGATTTCCGTAGATGCACCCACGATTCCGCAAAATCGATTTTTACACCGTCGGTTGCTGTAACTTCTTCGTGAGCGTATTTTTCTTTCATTTTTACAAGAATATTATCTACGTCGATTTCCGGAGTCAGCTCAATTTTATTTTTTGAGATGAAATAATCGGGGTAGGTTTTACGTAGCTCCGAACATTTCATCCCTGATTTTGCCAGATGAGTAAGGAAAAGTGCAGCTCCAACCAAGGCATCGCGGCCACTGTGGCTGGCAGGATAAATAATTCCGCCGTTTCCTTCGCCGCCAATTACAGCATTTGTTTCGCGCATTTTGGCCACAACATTTACTTCGCCAACCATTCCGGCTGCGTAACTCTGGCCGTGTTTTTCAGTAACGTCGCGCAGTGCACGGCTCGACGATAGGTTCGAAACTGTATTTCCCGGAGTTTGACTCAACACATAATCGGCAACGGCTACCAACGTGTATTCTTCATTAAACATGCTGCCGTCTTCGTTGATAATCACCAAACGGTCGACATCCGGATCGACAACAAAACCAACATCAACTTTATTCTTACTGATAATTTCTGCGGTTTCTACCAGGTTTTCAGGAATTGGCTCCGGAGTGTGCGCAAAGTGCCCGGTTGGTTCGCAATTTATTTCTACAATATTTTTAATGTCGAGTGCTTTGAAAAGTGCCGGCATGGCAACTCCTCCAACCGAATTTACGGCATCAACAGCCACCGAGAAGTTGGCTTTTTTAATGGCTTCCACGTCTACCAGTTCAAGATCAAGAACGTGTTGCACATGAATATCGGTATAGTCTTTTTCAACCACAGTTCCCAGGTCATCAACTTCAGCAAAGTTGAAATCTTCAGCATCGGCAAGTGCCAAAACTTTTGCTCCTTCTGCGGCATCCAGAAATTCGCCGGCAGCATTCAGCAGTTTTAAGGCATTCCATTGTTTCGGGTTATGACTTGCTGTGAGGATAATTCCGC comes from uncultured Draconibacterium sp. and encodes:
- the glmM gene encoding phosphoglucosamine mutase, translated to MTLIKSISGIRGTIGGKPGEGLSPLDLVKFTAAYAAWAKQKANKEKITVVVGRDARISGEMVASIVVSTLSGMGCDVVNIGLATTPTTEIAVTEEKADGGIILTASHNPKQWNALKLLNAAGEFLDAAEGAKVLALADAEDFNFAEVDDLGTVVEKDYTDIHVQHVLDLELVDVEAIKKANFSVAVDAVNSVGGVAMPALFKALDIKNIVEINCEPTGHFAHTPEPIPENLVETAEIISKNKVDVGFVVDPDVDRLVIINEDGSMFNEEYTLVAVADYVLSQTPGNTVSNLSSSRALRDVTEKHGQSYAAGMVGEVNVVAKMRETNAVIGGEGNGGIIYPASHSGRDALVGAALFLTHLAKSGMKCSELRKTYPDYFISKNKIELTPEIDVDNILVKMKEKYAHEEVTATDGVKIDFAESWVHLRKSNTEPIIRIYAEAKSSAEADKLAQQMIDEMKSLL